The [Clostridium] colinum genome includes the window GAACGAATAGTACCTTTACTATCCACATAATCGTGCGTTGTAGAACTTGTATATCCTTTATCTTGATATTTAGAATAAAGTAACCAGGTTTCCCTATGTTTATATTGAATACCTAATTCATTTAACTTTTTATTTAACCTTGTCCCACTCATTCCATAATCTTTAGCTATTTGTGTTACAGATAATAAATCTGGACATTGTAAGATTAAATCATAGTATGTAGCTTTAGGTTTCAATTCGTTTATTATTTGTTCTTGTTGTTTGTTTACAAGTGTTAAAGTTTCTAATTGTTTATTTGCAATGTTTAATGCTCTAGCCATTATTTTTTCTGGAGAATTATATTCTTTTTCAACTTCTATAAAATACTGTCTTACTTGTTTTCCTTTTTCATTTCTCTGTATCATAGCAATTTCTTTTGCCATATCTAACTTTAGTGCGTGGTCTGTTGTTGGTTGCTTATTTTGAGGGTGCTCAAAAATGAGCGGGGTATAATCAACATTTTCAACAAAACCATACTCAACCATTCTAGGAAACCAGTCTTTATATTTTGTTTTAACTTCTAAAACTTGATGCAATTCCCTACCACTTATAATAGGCTCTTGATTTTCGTTTAAATCAATTTTTAATAATTCATTCATTTTATTCCTCCTTTGTATTTAATTTTTAATGTTCTTTTCTGTCCATTCCCATAAGATGTTTAATATTAATGAATTTTGACATAACCCCTTTTTTCTTGCTGCTTCTTTAAGTAAAGCACTTAATTTTTCTGGCATTCTTAAAGTTGTTTGTTTTGTTTTAATAATAACACCACCTTTTTGTAATATCTATTTG containing:
- a CDS encoding phage antirepressor KilAC domain-containing protein — encoded protein: MNELLKIDLNENQEPIISGRELHQVLEVKTKYKDWFPRMVEYGFVENVDYTPLIFEHPQNKQPTTDHALKLDMAKEIAMIQRNEKGKQVRQYFIEVEKEYNSPEKIMARALNIANKQLETLTLVNKQQEQIINELKPKATYYDLILQCPDLLSVTQIAKDYGMSGTRLNKKLNELGIQYKHRETWLLYSKYQDKGYTSSTTHDYVDSKGTIRSRLQTYWTQKGRLFIYEQLKRVNILPLIEKENIKDAI